A region from the Hypericibacter adhaerens genome encodes:
- a CDS encoding hydantoinase/oxoprolinase N-terminal domain-containing protein, whose amino-acid sequence MPVLLGLDTGGTYTDAVLFDPVRGVLAAAKSLTTKHDLSIGVGGAIAQVLPQAAEPIVMVSLSTTLATNALVEGQGSPICLLLLGYERQALERAGLRQAMGSDPVEFIAGGHGPLGDEQAPLDREAVERAIRTYAPKVAAFAVSGYFSVRNPAHELAVKAMVREIAGLPVTCGHELTSKLDAPRRALTVALNARLIPQLQQLIRAVEAILQSRSIQAPLMVVKGDGSLIASEVALSCPVETILSGPAASLVGAHHLSGSGDVVVSDMGGTTTDVAMLSGGRPVLNREGAIVGGWRTMVEAVAVHSYGLGGDSELRLDETGGLILGPRRSVPLSLLGSQHPRIIETLRYQAEEAIRVGYDGQFLLRLRRLDTKESGLKPDELELWEALEGGPLALSEILQGPAKQRAMKRLLDRGLATLSSFTPSDAAHALGLQQTWSREAAELGARLWLRRLDALGGEKLKEIEPFCRRIVEQAVRQSVLAILGTAFDQSLDIASDKIGKLGELVMTRMAEGTAQESPLVTLEMNLKRPLVGIGAPAATYYPEIARRLGTELIVPPHADVCNAVGAVAGGVLQRVELLISQPIEGRFRVHLPDGVADFSTLEAAVERATAAATEQARRLAHEAGAADPEIKIEREDKTVATGAGMTLFIESRIRATAFGRPRLAAAERM is encoded by the coding sequence TTGCCCGTCCTTCTTGGCCTTGATACCGGCGGCACCTATACCGACGCCGTCCTGTTCGATCCCGTGCGCGGCGTGCTGGCGGCGGCGAAGTCGCTGACCACCAAGCATGACCTGTCGATCGGCGTCGGCGGCGCCATTGCCCAGGTCCTGCCTCAGGCAGCCGAGCCGATCGTGATGGTTTCGCTTTCGACGACGCTCGCCACCAACGCGTTGGTCGAGGGGCAGGGAAGTCCCATCTGTCTGCTGCTGCTGGGCTATGAACGCCAGGCGTTGGAACGGGCCGGCCTGCGCCAGGCGATGGGATCGGACCCGGTCGAGTTCATCGCGGGCGGACACGGGCCGCTGGGGGACGAACAGGCGCCGCTCGACCGCGAGGCCGTGGAGCGCGCGATCCGCACTTACGCGCCCAAGGTCGCCGCCTTCGCGGTTTCGGGCTATTTCTCGGTGCGCAATCCCGCCCATGAGCTTGCGGTGAAGGCGATGGTGCGCGAGATCGCGGGCCTGCCCGTCACCTGCGGCCATGAGCTGACCTCGAAGCTCGACGCGCCGCGCCGCGCGCTCACGGTGGCGCTCAATGCGCGGCTCATCCCGCAGCTCCAGCAGCTGATCCGCGCGGTCGAGGCCATCCTTCAGTCGCGCTCGATCCAGGCGCCGCTGATGGTGGTCAAGGGCGACGGCTCGCTGATCGCATCGGAGGTGGCGCTGAGCTGCCCGGTCGAGACCATCCTCTCCGGTCCGGCCGCGAGCCTCGTCGGCGCGCACCATCTGAGCGGGTCGGGCGACGTGGTCGTGTCCGACATGGGCGGCACCACCACCGACGTGGCGATGCTGTCGGGCGGGCGTCCCGTGCTGAACCGCGAAGGTGCGATCGTCGGCGGCTGGCGCACCATGGTCGAGGCGGTCGCCGTTCATTCCTATGGCCTCGGCGGCGACAGCGAGCTCCGGCTCGACGAGACCGGCGGCCTGATCCTCGGGCCGCGCCGGTCCGTGCCCTTGTCGCTGCTGGGATCTCAGCATCCCCGGATCATCGAGACGCTGCGGTATCAGGCCGAGGAGGCGATCCGCGTCGGCTATGACGGGCAGTTCCTGCTGCGGCTGCGCCGTCTCGACACGAAGGAATCGGGCCTGAAGCCCGACGAGCTCGAGCTCTGGGAAGCGCTCGAAGGCGGACCGCTCGCGCTTTCCGAGATCCTGCAAGGACCGGCGAAGCAGCGCGCCATGAAGCGCCTGCTCGATCGCGGCCTCGCCACGCTATCGAGCTTCACGCCCAGCGACGCCGCCCACGCGCTGGGGCTGCAGCAGACCTGGTCCAGGGAAGCGGCGGAGCTGGGCGCCCGGCTCTGGCTGCGCCGGCTGGATGCGCTGGGCGGCGAGAAGCTCAAGGAGATCGAGCCCTTCTGCCGACGCATCGTCGAGCAGGCGGTGCGCCAGTCGGTCCTGGCCATTCTCGGCACCGCGTTCGATCAGTCGCTCGACATCGCGTCCGACAAGATCGGGAAGCTCGGCGAGCTGGTGATGACGCGGATGGCCGAAGGCACGGCGCAGGAATCGCCACTCGTGACGCTCGAGATGAATCTGAAGCGCCCGCTGGTCGGAATCGGCGCGCCGGCCGCGACCTATTATCCCGAGATCGCGCGCCGGCTCGGCACCGAGCTCATCGTGCCGCCCCATGCCGATGTTTGCAACGCGGTGGGTGCCGTGGCGGGCGGCGTGCTGCAGCGGGTGGAGCTCCTGATCTCGCAGCCGATCGAGGGGCGCTTTCGCGTCCATCTTCCCGACGGCGTCGCCGATTTCTCGACGCTGGAAGCCGCCGTCGAGCGGGCGACCGCGGCGGCAACGGAGCAGGCGAGGCGCCTGGCGCACGAAGCCGGCGCCGCGGACCCTGAGATCAAGATCGAGCGCGAGGACAAGACCGTCGCCACCGGCGCCGGCATGACCCTCTTCATCGAATCGCGGATCCGGGCCACGGCCTTCGGCCGTCCGCGCCTGGCGGCGGCAGAGAGGATGTGA
- a CDS encoding DUF1491 family protein, protein MEERVPTVIWVTAQMRQGHADGMPVFLRRRGEPRAGAVLVKIDLLGPGCKVMTQVRDGMGRLGWLSALGEAPVTEAEAEAYIERAVKRDPDLWVVEVESRDGRHPFQTVGS, encoded by the coding sequence ATGGAAGAACGCGTGCCGACGGTGATCTGGGTGACGGCGCAGATGCGCCAGGGCCATGCCGACGGGATGCCGGTCTTCCTGCGCCGCCGCGGCGAGCCGCGGGCAGGCGCGGTGCTGGTCAAGATCGATCTGCTCGGGCCAGGCTGCAAGGTCATGACCCAGGTGCGCGACGGGATGGGGCGGCTGGGCTGGCTGAGCGCACTCGGCGAGGCGCCAGTAACCGAGGCCGAAGCCGAGGCCTATATCGAGCGCGCGGTCAAACGCGATCCCGATCTCTGGGTGGTCGAGGTCGAGAGCCGCGACGGCCGCCACCCGTTCCAGACCGTGGGCTCCTGA
- a CDS encoding DNA gyrase inhibitor YacG → MSAKIEDLARRRAERERRAQQEAPPTREAGTVPAKGGRCPICGRPRDPVHRPFCSKRCAEIDLGRWLKESYRVQTDESPEDEVPSRDGDAE, encoded by the coding sequence ATGAGCGCCAAGATCGAGGATCTCGCCCGCCGCCGGGCGGAACGCGAACGGCGCGCCCAGCAGGAGGCGCCGCCAACCCGCGAGGCGGGCACCGTGCCGGCCAAAGGCGGTCGCTGTCCGATCTGCGGGCGTCCTCGCGATCCCGTCCATCGCCCGTTCTGCTCGAAGCGCTGCGCCGAGATCGATCTCGGGCGCTGGCTCAAGGAATCCTATCGCGTCCAGACCGACGAGAGCCCCGAGGACGAGGTCCCGTCCCGGGACGGGGATGCGGAATAG
- a CDS encoding ribonuclease E/G has product MPKAEPARVFVAERGEERHVALWRRGRLAAYRIDAPDRRDRSGALFLGQVVRVDHGLDAAFVAFDQTEAGLDTGLLPLRRGEKRVEGDRLPVQVMRDPSGEKSPRLTAAPILEGRFVDLLAKESGVHMAGVAFTPEETRRLHTALRGLSAQSQAGLRLTLRAAHAPVDSIVKEASMLAASWQGCAEASTQATAPGPLRPAPGALLSLLQELPGEEAVLLTADNRTLARRIETELAASAIEGVAIEVQPLRDWVPSPADLEEAVQSALEPRLALSGGGWLLFEPGETLTAIDVNSGTASDRRPAASRTDLRLKLNLQAVEAIAHQLRLRAIGGLVVIDFIDMESSADRDRVVKALRHALADDPARTRVLPMSDLGLVQMTRQRRGAPLTELFLGPCEAGEATGRLMRRRPIGGSPG; this is encoded by the coding sequence ATGCCGAAGGCCGAGCCCGCGCGGGTCTTTGTCGCCGAACGCGGCGAGGAACGTCACGTGGCGCTGTGGCGCCGCGGACGGCTCGCCGCCTATCGCATCGACGCTCCCGACCGGCGCGACCGCAGCGGCGCCTTGTTCCTGGGGCAGGTGGTGCGGGTCGATCACGGCCTGGATGCCGCCTTCGTCGCTTTCGACCAGACCGAGGCCGGCCTTGATACCGGGCTGCTGCCCCTGCGCCGGGGCGAAAAGCGCGTCGAAGGCGATCGCCTGCCGGTCCAGGTGATGCGCGATCCCAGCGGCGAGAAATCGCCGAGGCTAACCGCAGCCCCCATTCTCGAGGGCCGCTTCGTCGACCTTCTGGCCAAGGAGAGCGGCGTCCATATGGCGGGCGTGGCGTTCACGCCGGAAGAGACGCGACGCTTGCACACGGCGTTGCGCGGCCTCTCTGCCCAGAGCCAGGCCGGCCTCCGCCTGACGCTGCGCGCGGCGCACGCTCCGGTCGACAGCATCGTCAAGGAAGCGTCGATGCTGGCGGCGAGCTGGCAGGGCTGCGCCGAAGCCTCGACCCAAGCGACCGCTCCCGGCCCCTTGCGGCCGGCGCCGGGCGCTCTGCTGTCCCTGTTGCAGGAGCTGCCGGGTGAAGAGGCGGTCTTGCTCACCGCCGACAATCGCACCCTGGCGCGACGGATCGAGACCGAGCTTGCCGCCTCGGCCATCGAAGGGGTCGCCATCGAGGTGCAGCCGTTGCGCGATTGGGTTCCTTCCCCGGCCGACCTGGAGGAGGCTGTCCAGAGCGCCCTCGAGCCGCGGCTGGCGCTTTCCGGCGGCGGATGGCTCCTGTTCGAGCCGGGCGAAACCCTGACGGCCATCGATGTGAACAGCGGGACGGCATCCGACCGCCGCCCGGCCGCCAGCCGCACCGATCTGCGGCTCAAGCTGAATTTGCAGGCTGTCGAGGCGATCGCCCATCAGCTGCGCCTGCGCGCCATCGGCGGGCTGGTGGTGATCGACTTCATCGATATGGAGAGCAGCGCCGACCGTGACCGGGTGGTGAAGGCCCTGCGCCACGCGCTTGCCGACGACCCCGCGCGAACCCGCGTGTTGCCGATGTCGGATCTGGGACTGGTGCAGATGACCCGGCAACGGCGCGGTGCTCCTCTCACCGAGCTGTTCCTCGGGCCTTGCGAGGCCGGCGAGGCGACCGGTAGGCTGATGCGCCGGCGACCGATCGGGGGCAGCCCCGGATGA
- a CDS encoding Maf family protein, which translates to MSPTRPDSIPLVLASASPRRVDLLRQIGIVPSAVDPADIDESPRRQELPPAHARRLADAKAEVVRARHPGAFVLAADTVVACGRRILPKATDARTARDCLTLLSGRRHRVLGAVTLFGPDGRRVRRLVTTVVIVKRLSASEIDAYLASGEWEGKAGGYAIQGRAAAFVPTIIGSYSNVVGLPLHETAALLRGLGFAWDERG; encoded by the coding sequence ATGTCCCCGACCCGTCCCGATTCCATTCCCTTGGTGCTCGCGTCGGCCTCGCCGCGCCGGGTCGATCTGCTGCGCCAGATCGGGATCGTGCCCTCGGCGGTCGATCCCGCCGATATCGACGAGAGCCCCCGCCGGCAGGAGCTGCCGCCGGCCCATGCCCGCCGCCTCGCGGATGCCAAGGCGGAGGTCGTGCGGGCGCGCCATCCGGGCGCCTTCGTGCTGGCCGCCGATACGGTCGTGGCCTGCGGCCGGCGCATCCTGCCCAAGGCGACGGATGCCCGTACCGCGCGGGACTGCCTGACCTTGTTGTCGGGCCGCCGTCATCGCGTGCTGGGCGCGGTGACGCTGTTCGGTCCCGACGGCCGGCGGGTGCGCCGTCTGGTGACGACCGTCGTCATCGTCAAGCGGCTGTCGGCCTCCGAGATCGACGCCTATCTCGCCAGCGGCGAATGGGAGGGCAAGGCCGGGGGGTATGCGATCCAAGGCCGCGCCGCCGCGTTCGTGCCGACGATCATCGGCTCCTATTCGAACGTGGTGGGGCTGCCGCTCCATGAAACCGCGGCCCTGCTGCGGGGCCTCGGTTTCGCCTGGGACGAGCGAGGCTAG
- the infA gene encoding translation initiation factor IF-1 — protein MAKEDLIEFSGTVLELLPNAMFRVKLDNEHVVLAHTSGKMRKNRIRVLAGDRVNVEMTPYDLTKGRITFRFK, from the coding sequence ATGGCGAAAGAAGATCTGATCGAGTTTTCGGGCACAGTGCTCGAGCTGCTGCCCAACGCGATGTTCCGGGTGAAGCTCGACAATGAGCATGTCGTCCTGGCACACACCTCGGGCAAGATGCGCAAGAACCGGATCCGCGTCCTGGCCGGCGACCGCGTGAACGTCGAGATGACGCCCTACGACCTCACCAAGGGCCGTATCACGTTCCGCTTCAAGTAA
- a CDS encoding arsenate reductase ArsC — MQDLPGSVLFCCSLNAIRSPMAEGLLRHLHGHRIYVDSAGVRSDSVDPFAVAVMDEIGIDISKHKSKSFDELEDGSFDLVVSLSPEAHHRAVEMTRTMACEVEYWQTMDPSHVEGSRETRLEAYRQVRDSLIRRIKAKFPASGSVNL; from the coding sequence ATGCAGGACCTGCCCGGAAGCGTTCTCTTCTGCTGCAGCCTCAACGCGATCCGCTCCCCCATGGCGGAGGGGCTGCTCCGCCATCTCCATGGCCACCGGATCTATGTCGATTCGGCCGGCGTGCGCTCCGACAGCGTCGATCCGTTCGCGGTCGCGGTGATGGACGAGATCGGGATCGATATCAGCAAGCACAAATCCAAGAGCTTCGACGAGCTCGAGGACGGTTCCTTCGACCTCGTCGTCTCGCTCTCGCCCGAAGCCCATCACCGCGCCGTCGAGATGACCCGGACCATGGCCTGCGAGGTGGAATATTGGCAGACCATGGATCCCTCCCATGTCGAGGGCAGCCGCGAAACGCGGCTCGAGGCCTATCGCCAGGTCCGGGACAGCCTGATCCGCCGGATCAAGGCCAAGTTCCCCGCGAGCGGCTCCGTCAACCTCTAG
- a CDS encoding UPF0262 family protein, which translates to MEPPAAPPTNRIARVTLDERSVVRRSPEVEHERAVAIYDLIEENSFCLVEGPAGPYNLSLGIEDNRLVLDIAAESAEPLAKHILSLTPFRRIVKDYFTVCESYYEAIKRSSPSQIEAIDMGRRGLHNEGAELLRERLAGKIELDGNTARRLFTLICVLHIRA; encoded by the coding sequence GTGGAGCCGCCGGCCGCGCCCCCGACCAATCGCATCGCCCGGGTGACGCTGGACGAACGGTCCGTCGTGCGGCGCAGCCCGGAGGTCGAGCATGAACGCGCGGTCGCGATCTACGACCTGATCGAAGAGAACAGCTTCTGCCTGGTGGAGGGACCGGCCGGGCCCTACAACCTGTCGCTCGGCATCGAGGACAACCGTCTGGTGCTCGATATCGCCGCCGAGAGCGCCGAGCCGCTGGCGAAGCATATCCTCTCCCTGACGCCGTTCCGCCGCATCGTGAAGGACTATTTCACGGTCTGCGAAAGCTACTACGAAGCGATCAAGCGCTCCTCGCCGTCGCAGATCGAGGCGATCGATATGGGCCGCCGCGGGCTCCATAACGAGGGCGCCGAGCTGCTGCGCGAGCGGCTGGCCGGCAAGATCGAGCTCGACGGGAATACAGCGAGGCGCCTGTTCACGCTGATCTGCGTGCTTCACATCCGGGCATAG
- the hisD gene encoding histidinol dehydrogenase has protein sequence MPLKLDRRDPYFEMRFTELLAGKREAQQDVNDTVQAIIADVRRRGDAALVDYTRRFDRMELEAGAIRLTDAEIDGAAAQCPAAVREALQFAAERIESYHRKLLPQDLDYEDASGARLGARWRPLASVGLYVPGGAAAYPSSVLMNAVPARVAGVTRLAMVVPTPGGTLNPAVMAAARIAGIGEIHRIGGAQAVAALAYGTPTIPPVDKIVGPGNAYVAAAKRLVYGQVGIDMIAGPSEILVVADGENDPAWIAMDLLSQAEHDEAAQSILITDDAAFAGRVEAAVEAELARAPRAAIARASWASHGAIILVERLEDAVPLVDRIAPEHLELAVADPEPLSLKIRNAGAIFLGRYAPEAVGDYVAGPNHVLPTARSARFSSGLGVHDFLKRTSIVRCDAESLARLGPAAVTLARAEGLEAHARAIAIRLNLP, from the coding sequence ATGCCGCTTAAGCTCGACCGGCGCGATCCCTATTTCGAGATGCGCTTCACGGAGCTTCTCGCCGGCAAGCGCGAGGCGCAGCAGGATGTCAACGACACCGTCCAGGCGATCATCGCCGATGTGCGCCGGCGCGGCGACGCGGCCCTGGTCGACTACACGCGGCGCTTCGACCGGATGGAGCTCGAGGCGGGCGCCATCCGCCTGACCGATGCCGAGATCGACGGGGCGGCCGCGCAATGCCCCGCTGCGGTGCGAGAGGCCCTGCAGTTCGCCGCCGAGCGGATCGAGAGCTATCACCGCAAGCTGCTGCCGCAGGACCTCGATTACGAGGATGCCAGTGGCGCGCGGCTGGGTGCCCGCTGGCGGCCGCTGGCTTCGGTCGGGCTCTATGTGCCGGGCGGGGCCGCGGCCTATCCGAGTTCGGTGCTCATGAATGCGGTGCCGGCGCGGGTGGCCGGGGTCACGCGGCTGGCGATGGTGGTGCCGACGCCGGGCGGCACGCTCAATCCCGCCGTCATGGCGGCGGCCCGGATCGCCGGCATCGGCGAGATCCATCGCATCGGCGGGGCCCAGGCGGTCGCGGCGCTCGCCTATGGGACGCCGACCATCCCGCCCGTGGACAAGATCGTGGGGCCGGGCAACGCCTATGTCGCGGCCGCCAAGCGGCTGGTCTATGGGCAGGTCGGCATCGACATGATCGCCGGTCCGTCGGAAATCCTGGTGGTGGCCGATGGCGAGAACGACCCTGCCTGGATCGCGATGGACCTTCTTTCGCAGGCGGAGCATGACGAGGCCGCCCAGTCGATCCTGATCACGGACGACGCGGCCTTCGCCGGCCGGGTCGAGGCGGCGGTCGAGGCCGAGCTGGCGCGGGCGCCGCGGGCGGCCATCGCGCGGGCGAGCTGGGCGTCGCACGGCGCGATCATCCTGGTGGAACGGCTCGAGGATGCCGTGCCGCTGGTGGATCGGATCGCGCCCGAGCATCTCGAGCTCGCGGTCGCCGATCCCGAGCCGTTATCCCTGAAAATCCGGAATGCCGGCGCCATCTTCCTCGGCCGCTACGCGCCGGAGGCGGTCGGCGATTATGTGGCGGGCCCCAACCATGTGCTGCCCACGGCCCGCAGCGCGCGATTCTCCTCGGGGCTCGGCGTCCATGACTTCCTCAAGCGCACCTCGATCGTGCGCTGCGATGCCGAGAGCTTGGCCCGGCTCGGTCCTGCCGCGGTGACGCTGGCGCGGGCCGAGGGTCTCGAGGCGCATGCCCGCGCCATCGCCATCCGCCTCAACCTGCCTTGA
- the hisG gene encoding ATP phosphoribosyltransferase, whose protein sequence is MSGSSRRAATRGADAIILALPKGRILPEVMPLLARAGIEVEPDFDNERSRKLRFDTNIEGLTVVRVRSFDVATFVAFGAAHLGIAGSDVLMEFDYPELYAPIDLGVGRCRIAVAEPNELAASDDPSRWSHVRVATKYPETARRHFAERGVQAECIVLSGAMELAPQLGLCTRIVDLVQTGATLKANGLAEIETIAEVSSRLVVNRTALKLHPEAIGDLVSRIQEAVDAA, encoded by the coding sequence ATGAGCGGCTCCTCGCGACGCGCGGCAACCCGCGGTGCCGATGCCATCATCCTGGCTTTGCCCAAAGGCCGGATCCTGCCGGAGGTGATGCCGCTCCTGGCGCGCGCCGGCATCGAGGTCGAGCCGGATTTCGACAATGAGCGCTCGCGCAAGCTGCGCTTCGACACCAATATCGAGGGCCTCACGGTGGTGCGGGTCCGCAGCTTCGATGTCGCGACCTTCGTCGCCTTCGGCGCGGCCCATCTGGGTATCGCCGGCAGCGACGTGCTGATGGAGTTCGACTACCCCGAGCTCTATGCGCCGATCGATCTGGGCGTCGGGCGCTGCCGGATCGCCGTGGCCGAGCCCAACGAGTTGGCGGCCAGCGACGATCCCAGCCGCTGGAGCCATGTGCGGGTCGCGACCAAATATCCCGAGACCGCGCGGCGCCATTTCGCCGAGCGCGGCGTGCAGGCCGAATGCATCGTGCTCAGCGGCGCCATGGAACTGGCGCCACAGCTGGGGCTTTGCACGCGTATCGTCGACCTGGTCCAGACCGGGGCCACGCTCAAGGCCAACGGTCTGGCCGAGATCGAGACCATCGCCGAGGTGAGCTCCCGGTTGGTGGTGAACCGCACGGCGCTCAAGCTCCATCCCGAGGCGATCGGCGATCTCGTGTCGCGGATCCAGGAGGCGGTCGATGCCGCTTAA
- a CDS encoding DUF2948 family protein has product MSVSGGLKLRARDAADLAIIAACLQDALVRPRDMTYLAAEKRFAFVANRFRWEVAAERAPDEPTSAPARPAAGDAEFADGEVLGPVYQRVHCGVCFDRVRGVKLRGFSLAKGPEFLELLTVQAQDDTILLMFAGNATVRLEVEAVRCHFEDLGEAWPTGWLPHHADDEAAPNRKSPA; this is encoded by the coding sequence ATGAGCGTGAGTGGCGGACTGAAGCTGCGGGCACGCGACGCCGCCGATCTGGCGATCATCGCCGCCTGCCTGCAGGATGCGCTGGTGCGGCCGCGGGACATGACCTATCTCGCGGCGGAGAAGCGTTTCGCCTTCGTCGCCAACCGGTTCCGCTGGGAGGTCGCCGCCGAGCGGGCGCCGGACGAGCCGACGAGCGCCCCCGCGCGGCCCGCCGCCGGCGATGCCGAGTTCGCGGATGGGGAGGTCCTGGGCCCGGTCTATCAGCGCGTCCATTGCGGTGTCTGTTTCGATCGCGTCCGCGGGGTGAAGCTCAGGGGCTTCTCGCTGGCAAAGGGGCCCGAGTTCCTGGAGCTGCTGACGGTCCAGGCGCAGGACGACACGATCCTGCTCATGTTCGCCGGCAACGCCACGGTACGGCTCGAGGTCGAGGCGGTCCGCTGCCATTTCGAGGATCTGGGCGAAGCCTGGCCGACCGGCTGGCTGCCGCACCATGCGGATGACGAGGCCGCTCCGAACCGGAAGAGCCCCGCATGA
- the murA gene encoding UDP-N-acetylglucosamine 1-carboxyvinyltransferase codes for MDKIRVRGGKPLKGEIPISGAKNAALPLMSVSLLTDETLTLGNLPHLADITTMAGLLAQLGTEIALNGQSHPGGHTGRIMELTSRNIRQTRADYDLVRKMRASVLVLGPLLARAGRAEVSLPGGCAIGTRPIDLHLMAMQKLGAEIELKEGYVVATAPRGLTGGSVAFPMVSVGATENLMMAASLARGTTEIVNAAREPEIVDLAKCLTSMGAKIEGAGTDKILIHGVDRLHGARHDVVVDRIETGTYAMATAITGGSVELIGAERELIGTVCTVLERAGVALKSTNRGLHVSLANGPLQGTDAITEPFPGFPTDLQAQFMALMTVSQGAAMITETIFENRFMHVPELARMGANITVHGASAMVRGVPRLTGAPVMATDLRASVSLVMAGLVAEGDTILNRVYHLDRGYERLTEKLEACGADIERIHG; via the coding sequence ATGGACAAGATCCGCGTCCGTGGCGGCAAGCCGCTCAAGGGCGAAATTCCGATCAGTGGCGCCAAGAACGCGGCCCTGCCGCTGATGTCGGTCAGCCTCCTGACCGACGAGACCCTGACGCTGGGCAACCTGCCGCACCTGGCGGATATCACCACCATGGCGGGGCTGCTGGCCCAGCTCGGGACCGAGATCGCGCTCAACGGCCAGTCCCATCCCGGCGGCCATACCGGCCGGATCATGGAGCTGACCAGCCGGAACATCCGCCAGACGCGCGCGGACTACGACCTGGTGCGCAAGATGCGCGCCTCGGTGCTGGTGCTGGGGCCGCTGCTGGCGCGTGCCGGCCGTGCGGAGGTGTCGCTGCCCGGCGGTTGCGCCATCGGCACGCGGCCGATCGACCTGCACCTGATGGCGATGCAGAAGCTCGGCGCCGAGATTGAGCTCAAGGAAGGCTATGTGGTGGCGACGGCGCCGCGCGGGCTGACGGGCGGCTCGGTCGCCTTTCCGATGGTGTCCGTGGGCGCCACGGAAAACCTGATGATGGCGGCGAGTCTCGCCCGGGGGACGACGGAGATCGTCAATGCCGCACGCGAGCCCGAGATCGTCGACCTCGCGAAATGCCTGACCTCGATGGGTGCCAAAATCGAGGGCGCAGGCACGGACAAGATCCTGATCCACGGGGTCGACCGGCTCCATGGCGCCCGGCATGACGTGGTGGTGGATCGCATCGAGACCGGGACCTATGCGATGGCGACGGCCATCACCGGCGGGTCGGTCGAGCTGATCGGCGCCGAGCGCGAGCTGATCGGAACGGTCTGCACCGTGCTCGAGCGGGCGGGTGTGGCCCTCAAGAGCACCAACCGGGGTCTCCATGTCAGCCTCGCCAACGGGCCGCTCCAGGGAACGGATGCGATCACCGAGCCGTTCCCGGGATTCCCGACCGATCTCCAGGCCCAGTTCATGGCCTTGATGACCGTGTCACAGGGAGCCGCCATGATCACGGAGACGATCTTCGAGAACCGTTTCATGCATGTGCCCGAGCTTGCCCGCATGGGGGCCAACATCACGGTGCACGGCGCCTCCGCCATGGTGCGCGGCGTGCCGAGGCTCACCGGCGCACCGGTGATGGCGACCGACCTGCGAGCCTCGGTGTCGCTGGTGATGGCGGGCCTAGTGGCCGAGGGCGACACGATCCTCAACCGCGTCTATCACCTCGATCGCGGCTATGAGCGGCTGACGGAGAAGCTCGAAGCCTGCGGCGCGGACATCGAACGGATTCACGGATGA
- a CDS encoding HNH endonuclease, giving the protein MPVRIRPGAPGAVGCWFSGDQAPFMGHGVFIHRSDSIYDDSPAERYQFPLQYLRRVEACVGDWIVYLEPRKVRGTRGYFAMAKVERVVPDPTATGMYLALIEPQSYLDFANPVPFSDASGVVERGLLNELGRVSQGRAIWAVRPLSADDFNRIVARGLNESEPLLPRTGEFSPSSLRDEQPPFELEQSRDRASITLTRAIRDRVFRQVVLRAYDERCAISGLKLINGMGRAEVAAAHIRPVEANGPDIVSNGIALSGTVHWMFDRGLISLSDDLRILISRKANDPDSIRALINKDGCARLPRRPSERPHPAFLKWHRENFDFKP; this is encoded by the coding sequence ATGCCGGTTCGAATCCGGCCGGGCGCACCGGGTGCCGTAGGCTGCTGGTTCAGTGGGGATCAGGCACCGTTCATGGGGCATGGGGTTTTCATTCACCGCTCGGATTCGATCTACGACGACAGCCCCGCCGAGCGCTACCAATTTCCCCTTCAGTATCTCCGCCGTGTCGAGGCTTGTGTCGGCGATTGGATCGTCTATCTCGAGCCCCGCAAGGTGCGAGGGACCCGAGGCTACTTCGCCATGGCCAAGGTCGAACGGGTCGTTCCCGATCCCACGGCGACCGGCATGTATCTCGCTCTCATCGAACCCCAGAGCTATCTCGATTTCGCGAATCCGGTCCCTTTCAGCGATGCCTCGGGCGTGGTCGAGCGCGGCCTGCTGAACGAGCTAGGCAGGGTCTCTCAGGGCCGCGCCATTTGGGCCGTCCGCCCGCTGTCGGCGGACGATTTCAACCGCATCGTCGCCCGGGGACTGAACGAAAGCGAACCGCTGCTCCCGCGTACCGGAGAATTTTCGCCGTCGAGCCTTCGTGACGAACAACCGCCCTTCGAGCTCGAGCAGAGCCGCGATCGGGCGAGCATCACCCTGACGAGGGCCATACGCGATCGCGTCTTTCGCCAGGTCGTCCTGCGCGCCTATGACGAGCGCTGCGCTATCAGCGGCCTCAAGCTGATCAACGGCATGGGCCGCGCAGAGGTCGCCGCGGCGCATATCCGCCCCGTGGAGGCGAACGGCCCCGATATCGTGAGCAACGGCATCGCCCTGTCGGGCACCGTGCATTGGATGTTCGATCGGGGATTGATCAGCCTGTCCGACGACTTGCGGATTCTGATTTCGAGGAAGGCCAACGACCCCGATAGCATCCGCGCCCTGATCAACAAGGATGGTTGCGCGCGCCTTCCCCGGCGGCCCTCCGAGCGCCCGCACCCCGCCTTCCTGAAATGGCATCGCGAGAATTTCGATTTCAAGCCGTAG